DNA from Streptococcus parasuis:
CTGTCTTCCCGATTAATCCAGAGAACTTAAGGTTCTCTTTTTGGCTCTTTGTCAACTGTAGTGGGTAGATGAAAAGCTAACACCTAGAGAGGACGAACTTCGTTCTCTCTTTCTTTATGTTCAAAGCAATCAAAATCCGTTTTTTAAAGTTTTCAAAGTTCCTGAAACCAAAGGCATTTCTTTTTTTTATTTTTAAATTTCGTAAGCGCCCAATAACAAAGTATATTGAAAAAGGCTCCAAAGTCCTGTCGACTCTGGAACCTTTTTCTATTTACATGCTCTTTTAATTTTTTCCTTCCATGGCAAATAAGCCTCTAGCACCTCTTTTTTTGCGAGCGTCTCCTCGTTAGGTAAGTGTTCTAGAAGATAGGTCATATATTTTTCTGCATCAAGGCCATGTCGTTTAGCAGTTTCCAAAAGACTCAGAATGACAGCTGTCGATTTGGCTCCCTCAAAGCTCTGAGAGAATAACCAATTTTTTCTGCCAATCACTAAGGTCTTCATTGCCCTCTCAGCCATATTGTTAGACAAGACTAAGTCACCGTCCGAGAGAACGGTTCGGAAAGTGGTTTCGTAGTTGAGGCTATACTCTATTGCAGTGCCCAATTTGGAGCCTGGCAAAACAGATTGCTCACGACACCAGTCAAAGAATTCGTCCATCAAGGGAGCCAACTCTGTCTGGCGTTTATGCAGTCGCTCCTCGCTAGACAAGTCAGCCCAGTCATTCTCTAAGGCAAATAGGCGGTCGCAATAGGCTAATCCCTTGGCTCCTAATGAAGTCTTGTCGGTCTTCTTAGGAGTCGCCTCAAAAAACTTTCGTCTGACGTGAGCCCAACAGCCAACCAGCTGAGCCTTGTCTAATTGACGATAAGCACTCCACATGTCACAATGAACGTAGCCCGCATAGTCCCCAAGAAATTTCTCCACAACTAAGCCACTCCGTCGTTTGTCGTGATGATAGAGGGTGATACCCTTTTTCTCATGCTTACCAGACAAGAAGGTCCAGTAGAAGGTTAACTCACTATCATTTTCTAAGACCTTGTAGGAGGTCTCATCCGCATGAAGAATAGGCTGCTCCAACAATTTCTCGTGCAACAGGTCATAAATTGGTTCGAAATAATACTGACTAGACTTGATGTGCCAGTTGGCTATTTCCTTCCGACTGATTGGCAGACCAAGCTTATGCCAGTCCTCTTCCTGACGGTAATTGGGCACCTTAAGATTGAACTTCTGATGAATAGTATGGGCGATAATAGAAGCCGAACCCAAGCTGTGTGCCAAAGGTGCCTTAGGAACGGGAGCCTTGATAATCTTATCGCTTAGATTCTTCTGACTACATGCCTGACACTTGTATGCGTGTTGAACATGGTCAATCCGCTTTAATTGTGCGGGAATAAAGACCAACTCTTGTCGTTGAACAGTAGAACCAATCTCTTTCAACTGTCCATGACAGTCTGGACAAGTGCAGTCTTCACCCTGCAGTTCGTGATGAACAATCTCTGGAGTGAACTGACTAAAAATAGCCTGACGAACTCCCTTAGCTTTCTTGCGTTTATAGGTAATCGTTTCTGTTTCAACTGGGTAAGTCAGCTTCTTCTTCAGGGAGACTTTCCTCCCCAAACAAGCTCAGCTGACCGGGTTGATACACAACCTTCTCTGATGA
Protein-coding regions in this window:
- a CDS encoding IS66-like element short variant transposase, which gives rise to MGRKVSLKKKLTYPVETETITYKRKKAKGVRQAIFSQFTPEIVHHELQGEDCTCPDCHGQLKEIGSTVQRQELVFIPAQLKRIDHVQHAYKCQACSQKNLSDKIIKAPVPKAPLAHSLGSASIIAHTIHQKFNLKVPNYRQEEDWHKLGLPISRKEIANWHIKSSQYYFEPIYDLLHEKLLEQPILHADETSYKVLENDSELTFYWTFLSGKHEKKGITLYHHDKRRSGLVVEKFLGDYAGYVHCDMWSAYRQLDKAQLVGCWAHVRRKFFEATPKKTDKTSLGAKGLAYCDRLFALENDWADLSSEERLHKRQTELAPLMDEFFDWCREQSVLPGSKLGTAIEYSLNYETTFRTVLSDGDLVLSNNMAERAMKTLVIGRKNWLFSQSFEGAKSTAVILSLLETAKRHGLDAEKYMTYLLEHLPNEETLAKKEVLEAYLPWKEKIKRACK